Proteins co-encoded in one Jeotgalibacillus malaysiensis genomic window:
- a CDS encoding glyoxalase translates to MAINVYMVFDGNAKEAINFYQDVFKTDQAEIMTFGEAPAHPAHPLSEEEKQRVMHGKLNINGSDVMFSDTFPGSALTKGDNITLAVVINEEEKLRAQFDRIKEGGVVQMDLQKTFWSELYGQITDRFGISWQFNLGE, encoded by the coding sequence ATGGCTATTAACGTATATATGGTTTTTGATGGGAATGCAAAGGAAGCAATTAATTTTTATCAGGACGTTTTTAAAACGGATCAGGCGGAAATCATGACATTCGGGGAAGCACCGGCACATCCGGCACATCCTCTAAGTGAGGAAGAAAAGCAACGGGTAATGCACGGGAAGTTGAATATCAACGGAAGCGATGTTATGTTTTCGGATACTTTCCCTGGTTCTGCTTTAACAAAGGGTGATAACATAACCCTTGCTGTAGTCATAAATGAGGAAGAAAAACTCAGAGCTCAGTTTGATCGGATCAAAGAAGGCGGAGTTGTTCAAATGGACCTTCAGAAGACCTTCTGGAGTGAGCTTTATGGCCAGATAACAGACCGCTTTGGTATCTCATGGCAGTTCAATCTGGGAGAATAG